The Allocoprobacillus halotolerans nucleotide sequence TATTCACAAATTGCCTGTTTTGCTTTATTTATAAGGAAAATCAGCCTCTAAAATGTTATAATAATTTTATCTCAATAAACAAAATTTAGGAGGGATTTTCCATGAGTTATTTTACCACAGATCTATATGAAACGAAAAGAGAAATTGTCAATTTTTCTAATAAATTATCAGACAGTCTTGATAAACCTGCTGCCAAGTTTGTCATGGACATGATGTTTGGTCTTGCAAGAAGTCAAAGTGTTCTACTTAGCGATATTGCCAGAGCTCTTGATGAAAATATCAAGCTCAATTATACAATTGACAGATTATCCAATCATTTGGCTCAATTTGATGATGAAGCAATGAACCAAATGAAATCCAATTATAATGATATGGTTATCAAGCATCTTAGCGAAGACAGGATCATTTTACTTGATAACAGTGAAATCATCAAAAAATATGGAAGAAAATTTGAAGATCTTTGTATGGTCAGGGATGCTTCCTCACTTAAGGATGACATTTATCCTGGATACCATGTATGTGAGGCAACTGCCCTCACACAGGATCAACATCATCCAATATCTTTGTATAGCCATATCTATTCAACTGAAAGTGAAGGATTCAAGTCAATGAACGATGAAACAATAAAGAGCATAAAATATGTCAAATCTCTCATTCCTGAAAGATGTACATTTGTATGTGACAGAGGATATGATGCCAATGTATTTTATGATTACTTCATAGATGAAAATCATAATGCAGATGATTTCATCATCAGACTCAAAGAAAATAGAACATTATTGTTTAAAGGGAAGCCAAAGAAAGTAGGAGAAATCGCCAAAAGAAGAAAAGGCAAGATTAAGATGAACATGTATTTTTCTAAGGAAGACAGTGAAGTCTATGTATCACATACGAGAGTGGAACTGCCATCACAAAAGGGAAGGATATTAAATCTAGTCATTGTGTATGGATTAAGTGAAGAAAAACCGATGATGCTTTTAACGAATAGAGAGATCAGGAATAAAAGAGATGTGCATAAGATAGTGAGGGCATATATGTCAAGGTGGCGAATCGAGGAGAAATTCAGATTCAAAAAGAATCAGTATGGTTTTGAAAATATAAGAGTAAGGACAATGAAATCAATAAATGTATTGAATACGATATTGATGATGCATATAGGGCATATAACACTGTTGGCAGAGAAAGTAGACAAGAAATTACTAGTCATAAAGATGATAGAGAGAAGCAAATCGCTTAAAGGAAAGAGATATTACTGGTGCTATCAGATCAGTAAAGGGATACAGGAAATATTAAAATATGCACAAAAGGGAATCAAGGAGTTTCAAAATATAAGAGAGAAGCAGGAATACAGGCAGCTGCAACTGAAACTATAAAATGAACATATAGTAAATAATAAAAAAGGTCATGAAAATGACACTTTTTCAGCTACAATAAAAAGAGAATAAAAACAAAAAAGATGATATAGATAAGAAAACAAGGGTTATGACAATAAACAACAAGACATACCCTTCAAAAAAGAATGCAAAAAACCGAAAGTCAAACCTTTAACCCTTGAATAAATGATGGCGAATATGGTAAAGATACGAAGTTTTTCATTTGAATTGTATCTTCTTGTTTTAAATGTGCATATTTATCTAACAATTCATCAAAATGTGAAACACCATCAACAAAAACATCTGTCGCAAAGATAAAATGATTCACCCCCTGCACTTCCATTGTCACTTGACTTTCTTCCACATTCAACATTTTTGCAAAACCTGCAACCATATTCACAGGTACGTTGCATAAACCAATAGCTTTTTTAAAATTTGTATGACGTAAAATGGCTTCAGTCACCATCCCAGCTGGATTAGTAAAATTAATCAACCATGCATTTGGACATAATTCTTCAATATCTTTGACAATATCTAAAATAACTGGAATGGTTCTAAAAGCTTTAAACATTCCTCCTGCCCCATTTGTTTCTTGACCAATTAATCCATGACTTAATGGAATACGTTCATCTAAAACACGAGCAGGTAAACGTCCAATACGCATTTGTGTTGTGACAAAATCTGCATCTTTTAATGCTTCACGACGATCATAACTTAAAACAACTTTCATTGGCAGTCCAGCTTTTTTGACCATACGTTTTGCAAGTGCACCAACTGTTTCTAATTTATCACGTCCTTCTTCAATATCCACTAACCATAATTCCTTTACAGGTAAATGATCATATCTTTTAATAAACCCTTCTACTAATTCTGGAGTATAACTGCTTCCTCCACCAATTGTTACAATTTTTACACCATCTTTGTTCATCCTTTAACACCTCTTTCTTCTTGATGATTTCATTATAAAATAATTTTTATTAAAATCAATAAATCAAAACAACAACTATACCGGTATAGATTGATATGCTATAATAAAAACGAGGAGTGA carries:
- a CDS encoding transposase encodes the protein MSYFTTDLYETKREIVNFSNKLSDSLDKPAAKFVMDMMFGLARSQSVLLSDIARALDENIKLNYTIDRLSNHLAQFDDEAMNQMKSNYNDMVIKHLSEDRIILLDNSEIIKKYGRKFEDLCMVRDASSLKDDIYPGYHVCEATALTQDQHHPISLYSHIYSTESEGFKSMNDETIKSIKYVKSLIPERCTFVCDRGYDANVFYDYFIDENHNADDFIIRLKENRTLLFKGKPKKVGEIAKRRKGKIKMNMYFSKEDSEVYVSHTRVELPSQKGRILNLVIVYGLSEEKPMMLLTNREIRNKRDVHKIVRAYMSRWRIEEKFRFKKNQYGFENIRVRTMKSINVLNTILMMHIGHITLLAEKVDKKLLVIKMIERSKSLKGKRYYWCYQISKGIQEILKYAQKGIKEFQNIREKQEYRQLQLKL